A region from the Dendropsophus ebraccatus isolate aDenEbr1 chromosome 1, aDenEbr1.pat, whole genome shotgun sequence genome encodes:
- the LOC138771742 gene encoding E3 ubiquitin-protein ligase TRIM39-like: MASAALRKELECSICLNIYTDPVNLICGHNFCRGCIDEVLNTQDRAGVYSCPECREEFPERPTLRKNITLGNVVEDFLSIPPQTTGICCTYCIHSPVPAVRSCLLCEASLCDNHLRAHSKEPEHVLTDPSTSLEKRKCSVHKELLKYYCAKDATCICVCCYLIGEHKGHKMESLHEAFKKKKENLQNVLQKTMTKRKKTEERVRSVEEQRRKAQEKASGEAERVTALFIDIRRRLDDLEKRVLSEISRQEEQRSLSVIQKLEIKKDELSRKMRHIEELCNMADPLTVLQDPDTGDLCDPEEEGGDEDTGGHDGGDRGLEKISHTLQTLSDIIRGVDVTFYIQGPADILLDVNTADNNLLISEDQKTAVWTEIEQNRPETAERFQDCYPQVMSSGGFSSGRHYWDVEIGAEYWWSVGMCYPSIDRRGDQAEIGKNNKSWGLCGGRFNCNEYSVRYDSKWIELHHRISSDGVRICLDYEAGQLSFYELCDPIRHIYTFSATFTEPLHAVVWLCDDSIRILEEQQL; the protein is encoded by the coding sequence ATGGCGTCTGCTGCTCTGAGAAAGGAGCTGGAATGTTCCATCTGTCTAAACATTTATACAGATCCTGTAAACCTGAtatgtggacacaacttctgccggggATGTATTGATGAGGTCCTGAATACACAGGACAGGGCtggagtttattcctgtcctgaatgTAGAGAAGAGTTTCCGGAGCGTCCGACACTGAGGAAGAACATAACTCTGGGTAACGTGGTGGAGGATTTTCTGTCTATTCCGCCACAGACCACCGGGATCTGCTGCACTTACTGTATTCACTCTCCTGTACCTGCTGTGAGATCCTGTCTGCTgtgtgaggcttctctgtgtgataatCACCTAAGAGCTCACAGCAAGGAACCAGAACACGTCCTGACCGAtcccagcacttccctggagaagaggaaatgttctgtCCATAAGGAACTTTTAAAATACTATTGTGCTAAAGATGCCACCTGTATCTGTGTGTGCTGCTATTTGATTGGAGAACACAAGGGACATAAGATGGAGTCTCTACATGAGGCCttcaaaaagaagaaagaaaacctGCAAAATGTTCTGCAGAAAACGATGACAAAGAGAAAGAAGACTGAGGAAAGAGTCCGGAGCGTGGAGGAGCAGAGGAGAAAAGCTCAAGAAAAAGCATCTGGAGAAGCCGAGAGAGTCACTGCCCTgtttatagacatcaggagacggctggacgacctggagaagagggtcctgagtgagatctccaggcaggaggagcagcGGTCACTGTCTGTCATCCAGAagctggaaataaagaaggaTGAGTtgtccaggaagatgagacacattgaggagctgtgtaacatggcggatccaCTGACTGTTTTACAGGATccagacacaggtgacttgtgtgatcctgaggaggagggaggtgatgaggacacaggggggcatgATGGAGGTGATCGGGGTCTGGAGAAGATCTCACACACATTACAAACATTATCTGATATAATAAGAGGTGTAGATGTAACCTTCTATATACAGGGTCCTGCAGACATATTACTGGATGTAAACACAGCAGATAATAATCTCCTTATATCAGAGGATCAGAAAACTGCTGTTTGGACAGAAATAGAGCAGAATCGtccagaaacagcagagagattTCAGGATTGTTATCCTCAGGTGATGAGCAGCGGGGGATTCTCGTCAGggcgacattactgggatgtggagatTGGTGCAGAATATTGGTGGAGTGTGGGgatgtgttatcccagtatagACAGGAGGGGAGATCAGGCAGAGATTGGAAAAAATAACAAGTCCTGGGGTTTGTGTGGAGGGCGGTTCAACTGTAATGAGTATTCAGTGAGATATGACAGTAAATGGATTGAGTTACATCACCGTATCTCCAGTGATGGAGTCCGGATCtgtctggattatgaggccgggcagttgtccttttatgagctgtgtgaccccatcagacacATATACACCTTCTCCGCTACTTTCACCGAGCCCCTTCATGCTGTAGTATGGCTATGTGATGATTCTATCAGGATATTAGAAGAGCAGCAGCTGTGA